In the genome of Sulfurimonas autotrophica DSM 16294, the window GAACCAAGTGATGAAGAACTTGCTCAAGTGCTGGATGAGAGCGTAGAAAAAATCCATGAAGCACGTATTGCTTCGAGTATTTATACTGTGATGCCTCTTCACGATCAGTTACAGGTCGGTGATGAAGGTGCAGCTCTTGTTCAAATTGAAAAAGAGGAATTAATCACCGTGATAAAAAAAGTTCTTTCTTCATATAAAGAGAGAGAACAGATGATAATTCAGTTATACTACTTCGAAGAATTGACTTTAAAAGAGATAAGTAGTATTTTAGATATTACAGAATCACGTATTTCACAAATTCATAAATCAGTGATTCAAAAAATCAAAGAGAGTATAGGAGCATAATATGGCAGATATACTATCACAAGAAGAAATTGATGCTCTTTTGGACGTTGTTGAAGATGAGGGTGATAATGTCCTAGAGAGTGATGAAGAGAATTTACTGCCTCAAAGACAGGTAACTCTTTATGATTTTAAACGTCCCAACAGGGTTTCAAAAGAACAGCTTCGTGCATTTCGCGGTGTCCATGATAAAATGGCAAGAAGTTTGGCATCTCAAATATCTTCTATTATGCGTTCAATTGTTGAGATACAGCTGCATTCAGTAGACCAAATGACCTATGGTGAATTTTTAATGAGTCTGCCGAATCCTACAAGTTTTAATGTGTTTTCAGTGAAACCACTTGAGGGAAGCGGTATTATAGAAATTAACCCTTCAATTGCTTTTCCGATGCTTGACAGATTACTGGGCGGTAAAGGTGAACCTTTTGATGCAAGTCGTGAGTTTTCAGATATAGAATTAAGCCTGTTTGAAACGATTCTTCGTGTTATGATGAGTACATTGAAAGAAGCTTGGGGCCCGGTCATGGAAATTTACCCGACAATAGAGTCCAAAGAATCTTCTCCTAATGTTGTTCAAATTGTTGCACAAAATGAAATTGTTGTTATGGTGGTTATGGAGATTATAATAGGGCATAGTTCGGGAATGATGAATATATGCTACCCTGTTATTTCTTTGGAACCGGTTTTACCAAAACTTGCGAGTCGTGATTTAATGTTGAACGAAACAAGTTCTAAAAAAAGTAGAAATACAGAGTTAAAAGTTTTACTCGGTGGTGCAAAAGTAAACGTTGAGGCCAATTTGGGTGATGCAGATTTAAGTATGCATGATATACTTGAACTGAAAGTCGGCGATGTGATCCGACTTTCAAGTGCTGCAAATGATATTGTCACGGTCGCAGTAGATGGAAAAGAGAGATTTCGCGGTGAAATAGGATTACGAAGATTTA includes:
- a CDS encoding RNA polymerase sigma factor FliA, which gives rise to MTRNAYVQDLKHKEDELAIQYLPAVKAMAFRLKERLPSSVDFSDLCAIGTEELIKLARRYDEKLNDSFWGYAKKRVYGAMLDYLRSLDILSRASRKLVKAIDYAVQEYMLTHDEEPSDEELAQVLDESVEKIHEARIASSIYTVMPLHDQLQVGDEGAALVQIEKEELITVIKKVLSSYKEREQMIIQLYYFEELTLKEISSILDITESRISQIHKSVIQKIKESIGA
- the fliM gene encoding flagellar motor switch protein FliM, whose amino-acid sequence is MADILSQEEIDALLDVVEDEGDNVLESDEENLLPQRQVTLYDFKRPNRVSKEQLRAFRGVHDKMARSLASQISSIMRSIVEIQLHSVDQMTYGEFLMSLPNPTSFNVFSVKPLEGSGIIEINPSIAFPMLDRLLGGKGEPFDASREFSDIELSLFETILRVMMSTLKEAWGPVMEIYPTIESKESSPNVVQIVAQNEIVVMVVMEIIIGHSSGMMNICYPVISLEPVLPKLASRDLMLNETSSKKSRNTELKVLLGGAKVNVEANLGDADLSMHDILELKVGDVIRLSSAANDIVTVAVDGKERFRGEIGLRRFRKSISITEIIETEKDTVKRALENLEKQRHEKISGVKDIIHEDKEEFENESEE